Proteins from a genomic interval of Oncorhynchus mykiss isolate Arlee chromosome 21, USDA_OmykA_1.1, whole genome shotgun sequence:
- the LOC110500691 gene encoding putative transcription factor p65 homolog isoform X1, which produces MDGMYGWGQPPLNQGNSFIEIIEQPKPRGMRFRYKCEGRSAGSIPGEKSNDTTKTHPAIKVHNYNGPLRVRVSLVTKNPPHKPHPHELVGKDCKHGYYEADLQERRVHRSDCVFQNLGIQCVKKKDVNEAVSCRLQTQNNPFNIPEAKVWEEEFDLNAVRLCFQASITLPTGELHPLEPVVSQPIYDNRAPNTAELKICRVNRNSGSCRGGDEIFLLCDKVQKEDIEVRFFQDSWEGKGTFSQADVHRQVAIVFRTPPFYDTNLTEPIKVKMQLRRPSDREVSEPMDFQFLPSDPDEYRLIEKRKRTEGMFQNLKLGSISGAMPAERPFNTARRTVATKPAASQPVNLVAPPRAASVKPQPYYDSPQPGQLFRTQPKAEPSSSTPAETWKFLNSLTLDSQHKATPVAQFTNPQASAATSQAFPTVNLSDLHGFTFSTFASPQEPVGAAATPEPTSTYGVQDSQFRVDGPMVDEELPEFPSFSEVHQSGTLDNINIDDFQAMLVQSGLAGEGPGNSRVSVAQAPCHLPATNPVVNNSCGGSTWMNYPNSIVNLLQSEGMIDSSPGNSSQPAVLDDLDVFSSMDEDRLISILNSGNQAGFVSGHQT; this is translated from the exons ggaaTTCTTTCATAGAGATCATTGAGCAGCCCAAGCCGAGAGGCATGAGGTTCAGGTACAAGTGTGAGGGGCGCTCGGCGGGCAGCATCCCGGGAGAGAAGAGCAACGATACCACCAAGACACACCCCGCCATCAAG GTGCACAACTACAATGGTCCCCTGCGTGTCCGTGTCTCcttggtgaccaagaacccgccTCACAAGCCCCACCCGCACGAGCTGGTGGGGAAAGACTGCAAACATGGCTACTATGAGGCAGACTTGCAGGAGAGACGAGTACACAGgtcagactgtgt TTTTCAGAACCTGGGCATTCAGTGTGTGAAGAAAAAGGATGTGAACGAAGCAGTTTCCTGTAGACTGCAGACCCAAAACAACCCTTTCAACA TTCCCGAGGCGAAGGTGTGGGAGGAGGAGTTTGACCTGAATGCAGTGAGGCTTTGTTTCCAGGCCTCGATCACTCTACCTACCGGTGAACTTCACCCTCTGGAGCCCGTGGTGTCTCAGCCCATCTACGACAATA gagCACCCAACACAGCAGAATTGAAGATCTGTCGAGTGAACAGAAACTCTGGGAGCTGCAGAGGAGGGGACGAGATATTCTTACTCTGTGACAAAGTGCAAAAAG AGGACATCGAGGTACGGTTCTTCCAGGACTCGTGGGAGGGGAAGGGCACCTTCTCCCAGGCGGACGTCCACAGGCAGGTGGCCATCGTGTTCCGTACCCCGCCCTTCTACGACACCAACTTGACCGAGCCAATCAAAGTGAAGATGCAGCTTCGCAGGCCCTCGGACCGCGAGGTCAGCGAGCCAATGGACTTCCAATTCCTGCCCTCCGACCCAG ATGAATATAGACTGATAGAGAAGCGAAAACGGACAGAGGGAATGTTCCAGAATCTGAAGCTGGGGTCCATATCAG GGGCCATGCCAGCAGAGAGGCCTTTCAACACTGCCAGAAGAACAGTCGCCACCAAGCCAGCAGCTAGCCAGCCTG TGAACCTAGTGGCGCCCCCTCGTGCCGCCTCTGTGAAGCCCCAGCCCTACTATGATAGCCCCCAGCCTGGCCAGCTGTTCCGAACCCAGCCCAAAGCagagccctcctcctccactccagcAGAGACCTGGAAGTTCCTCAACAGCCTGACCTTGGACTCCCAACACAAAGCCACCCCCGTGGCCCAATTCACCAACCCCCAGGCATCTGCAGCCACCTCACAGGCCTTCCCCACCGTCAACCTGTCGGACCTTCACGGCTTCACCTTCTCCACCTTCGCTAGTCCCCAGGAGCCAGTTGGCGCAGCCGCTACCCCAGAGCCCACCTCTACCTACGGGGTCCAGGATTCCCAGTTCAGGGTGGATGGCCCCATGGTGGATGAGGAGCTACCCGAGTTCCCCAGCTTCTCTGAGGTCCACCAGTCAGGGACACTAGATAACATAAACATCGACGACTTCCAGGCTATGCTGGTCCAGAGTGGTCTGGCTGGAGAGGGGCCAGGGAACAGTAGGGTGTCGGTCGCTCAGGCACCCTGCCACTTACCTGCCACCAACCCTGTGGTCAACAACAGCTGTGGCGGCAGCACCTGGATGAACTACCCCAACAGCATCgtgaacctgctccagagtgagGGCATGATCGACAGTTCTCCTGGCAACTCCAGCCAGCCGGCCGTCCTCGACGACCTGGACGTCTTCAGCTCCATGGACGAAGACCGTCTCATTTCCATCCTGAACAGTGGCAACCAGGCCGGTTTCGTGTCCGGACATCAGACTTAG
- the LOC110500691 gene encoding putative transcription factor p65 homolog isoform X2 has translation MDGMYGWGQPPLNQGNSFIEIIEQPKPRGMRFRYKCEGRSAGSIPGEKSNDTTKTHPAIKVHNYNGPLRVRVSLVTKNPPHKPHPHELVGKDCKHGYYEADLQERRVHSFQNLGIQCVKKKDVNEAVSCRLQTQNNPFNIPEAKVWEEEFDLNAVRLCFQASITLPTGELHPLEPVVSQPIYDNRAPNTAELKICRVNRNSGSCRGGDEIFLLCDKVQKEDIEVRFFQDSWEGKGTFSQADVHRQVAIVFRTPPFYDTNLTEPIKVKMQLRRPSDREVSEPMDFQFLPSDPDEYRLIEKRKRTEGMFQNLKLGSISGAMPAERPFNTARRTVATKPAASQPVNLVAPPRAASVKPQPYYDSPQPGQLFRTQPKAEPSSSTPAETWKFLNSLTLDSQHKATPVAQFTNPQASAATSQAFPTVNLSDLHGFTFSTFASPQEPVGAAATPEPTSTYGVQDSQFRVDGPMVDEELPEFPSFSEVHQSGTLDNINIDDFQAMLVQSGLAGEGPGNSRVSVAQAPCHLPATNPVVNNSCGGSTWMNYPNSIVNLLQSEGMIDSSPGNSSQPAVLDDLDVFSSMDEDRLISILNSGNQAGFVSGHQT, from the exons ggaaTTCTTTCATAGAGATCATTGAGCAGCCCAAGCCGAGAGGCATGAGGTTCAGGTACAAGTGTGAGGGGCGCTCGGCGGGCAGCATCCCGGGAGAGAAGAGCAACGATACCACCAAGACACACCCCGCCATCAAG GTGCACAACTACAATGGTCCCCTGCGTGTCCGTGTCTCcttggtgaccaagaacccgccTCACAAGCCCCACCCGCACGAGCTGGTGGGGAAAGACTGCAAACATGGCTACTATGAGGCAGACTTGCAGGAGAGACGAGTACACAG TTTTCAGAACCTGGGCATTCAGTGTGTGAAGAAAAAGGATGTGAACGAAGCAGTTTCCTGTAGACTGCAGACCCAAAACAACCCTTTCAACA TTCCCGAGGCGAAGGTGTGGGAGGAGGAGTTTGACCTGAATGCAGTGAGGCTTTGTTTCCAGGCCTCGATCACTCTACCTACCGGTGAACTTCACCCTCTGGAGCCCGTGGTGTCTCAGCCCATCTACGACAATA gagCACCCAACACAGCAGAATTGAAGATCTGTCGAGTGAACAGAAACTCTGGGAGCTGCAGAGGAGGGGACGAGATATTCTTACTCTGTGACAAAGTGCAAAAAG AGGACATCGAGGTACGGTTCTTCCAGGACTCGTGGGAGGGGAAGGGCACCTTCTCCCAGGCGGACGTCCACAGGCAGGTGGCCATCGTGTTCCGTACCCCGCCCTTCTACGACACCAACTTGACCGAGCCAATCAAAGTGAAGATGCAGCTTCGCAGGCCCTCGGACCGCGAGGTCAGCGAGCCAATGGACTTCCAATTCCTGCCCTCCGACCCAG ATGAATATAGACTGATAGAGAAGCGAAAACGGACAGAGGGAATGTTCCAGAATCTGAAGCTGGGGTCCATATCAG GGGCCATGCCAGCAGAGAGGCCTTTCAACACTGCCAGAAGAACAGTCGCCACCAAGCCAGCAGCTAGCCAGCCTG TGAACCTAGTGGCGCCCCCTCGTGCCGCCTCTGTGAAGCCCCAGCCCTACTATGATAGCCCCCAGCCTGGCCAGCTGTTCCGAACCCAGCCCAAAGCagagccctcctcctccactccagcAGAGACCTGGAAGTTCCTCAACAGCCTGACCTTGGACTCCCAACACAAAGCCACCCCCGTGGCCCAATTCACCAACCCCCAGGCATCTGCAGCCACCTCACAGGCCTTCCCCACCGTCAACCTGTCGGACCTTCACGGCTTCACCTTCTCCACCTTCGCTAGTCCCCAGGAGCCAGTTGGCGCAGCCGCTACCCCAGAGCCCACCTCTACCTACGGGGTCCAGGATTCCCAGTTCAGGGTGGATGGCCCCATGGTGGATGAGGAGCTACCCGAGTTCCCCAGCTTCTCTGAGGTCCACCAGTCAGGGACACTAGATAACATAAACATCGACGACTTCCAGGCTATGCTGGTCCAGAGTGGTCTGGCTGGAGAGGGGCCAGGGAACAGTAGGGTGTCGGTCGCTCAGGCACCCTGCCACTTACCTGCCACCAACCCTGTGGTCAACAACAGCTGTGGCGGCAGCACCTGGATGAACTACCCCAACAGCATCgtgaacctgctccagagtgagGGCATGATCGACAGTTCTCCTGGCAACTCCAGCCAGCCGGCCGTCCTCGACGACCTGGACGTCTTCAGCTCCATGGACGAAGACCGTCTCATTTCCATCCTGAACAGTGGCAACCAGGCCGGTTTCGTGTCCGGACATCAGACTTAG
- the c21h11orf68 gene encoding UPF0696 protein C11orf68 homolog, with product MEDVQVEEDVPKEGAEVENPEPLSAESYAAESMAADMDPWIIFDSRKTPAAEFDGWLETNRPSQVGRFGDEEGGKGPVGWIAVLGPDHCPATGDITGLQASWERLLTSGRTITFQTVKELALNHGVLTGKWLMHLDSGFKVDHAWECVARAALEGKIFQTKVSPRDPKSDRKHVICSYNKDFTDENEVMRLDAVIRATGVKCSLSFKPDVYTYLGIYRNNRWNLCPTIYESKYDLECVPRRSHIVNKVTNLEVT from the coding sequence ATGGAGGATGTTCAGGTGGAGGAAGATGTCCCAAAGGAGGGGGCAGAGGTGGAGAACCCAGAGCCATTATCTGCAGAGAGCTATGCAGCAGAGTCCATGGCTGCAGACATGGACCCCTGGATCATATTTGACTCTCGCAAAACGCCTGCAGCTGAGTTTGACGGCTGGCTGGAGACCAACAGGCCATCCCAGGTGGGGCGCTTTGGGGACGAGGAGGGTGGTAAGGGACCTGTGGGGTGGATTGCTGTGTTGGGCCCGGACCACTGCCCTGCCACAGGGGACATCACTGGACTCCAGGCGAGCTGGGAGAGGCTGCTGACCAGCGGGAGAACCATCACCTTCCAGACGGTGAAGGAACTGGCACTGAACCACGGGGTGCTCACCGGCAAGTGGCTGATGCACCTGGACTCAGGCTTCAAGGTGGACCATGCCTGGGAGTGTGTGGCCAGAGCAGCCCTGGAAGGGAAGATCTTCCAGACCAAAGTGAGCCCGCGCGACCCCAAGTCTGACCGTAAGCACGTCATCTGTTCCTATAACAAGGACTTCACAGACGAGAACGAGGTGATGAGGCTGGATGCAGTCATCCGGGCCACGGGGGTCAAGTGCTCGCTGTCCTTCAAGCCGGATGTTTACACTTACCTGGGTATTTATCGCAACAACCGCTGGAATCTCTGCCCCACAATCTACGAGAGCAAGTACGACCTGGAGTGTGTGCCCCGACGTTCCCACATCGTCAACAAAGTCACCAATCTGGAGGTCACCTAG